In a single window of the Chiloscyllium plagiosum isolate BGI_BamShark_2017 chromosome 32, ASM401019v2, whole genome shotgun sequence genome:
- the LOC122539538 gene encoding DNA damage-inducible transcript 4-like protein: MVASCSKRKSPGCEPPAEDINYWDHEIAANNVNEEEQTCLYLTKLFENSLSRAKKTKLNCSEVLVPETLIRKIAQDVLCLSSSEPCGLRGSIIYINVETGNTCKKLDRIVYDSSVVPTFELTLIFRQDGSSWPSLSDFFFIGTCFTAGFRQALKLSPGFCLIKKKLYSSSARTVIEC, translated from the coding sequence ATATTAATTATTGGGATCACGAGATAGCTGCAAACAATGTAAATGAGGAAGAGCAAACATGTCTGTACTTGACTAAGCTCTTTGAGAATTCCCTGTCCAGAGCCAAGAAGACAAAGCTTAACTGCTCTGAAGTATTAGTCCCAGAAACATTGATCAGGAAGATAGCCCAGGACGTGTTGTGCCTGTCCTCCAGTGAACCCTGTGGTCTACGTGGCTCCATCATTTACATCAATGTGGAAACTGGGAACACGTGTAAGAAGCTGGATCGGATTGTTTACGATTCAAGTGTGGTCCCGACATTTGAATTGACGTTAATCTTCAGGCAGGATGGCAGCTCCTGGCCAAGCCTCAGTGACTTCTTTTTTATTGGTACCTGTTTTACAGCTGGCTTCAGGCAAGCACTGAAACTGAGCCCTGGGTTTTGCTTGATAAAGAAGAAGCTATATTCCTCCTCAGCCCGGACAGTTATAGAGTGTTAG